CCCTGCAATATCCTTTCAGGTGTTGGCGGAGCCGGCCTTTTTTCCGATGGCAAGCTTAACTACATTCACAAATTAGGTAAAACAGATCTTACGCAGTTCATGCCGACATCCAAGGCAAAAAAACTGATTGATGAGACCGAAGAAATATATAACCGTTTCAATATGGATGGAAAAGTTTTTCCGACCAATATGGATACGGCAAGAGAAATTCGCAAGCAGGCATTGAAGAACGGTATAGACCTCCTGCTTATCAGACAGAAACATCTCGGCAGCGACAATCTTCCCGGACACATTGCGGCAATGGCCGAGTATGTGAAAGGTAAGGGTGTTACAATTCATACCTCTGAAACTGTCGGGGATATTATTGTTGATAACGACCGGGTTACAGGTGTCACTACAAATAACGGCAATTTTTATGCTGACAACGTGATTCTGGCTCCCGGACGTGTCGGCGCGGAATGGGTTGGAACCGTAGCCAGAAATCATGGCCTTGATCTTTCCCAGCGTGGTATAGAAGTAGGTGTGCGTGTGGAAGTGCATGGTGACATTATGCGCGACCTGTGCAGCGTTGTTTACGATCCCACGTTTTTTATCCGTACGAATACTTATGATGATCAGGTCAGAACATTCTGCACCAATCAGGGCGGGTTTGTAGCTCTGGAAAATTATCAGGATTTTGTATGCGTCAACGGACATGCCTATATGGATAAGAAATCTGACAACACCAACTTTGCTTTCCTCTCCAAAGTTGTGCTGGAAGAACCGGTGACCGATAATCAGGCTTATGGTGAATCCATAGGAAGGCTTGCAACCATTATCGGCGGAGGAAAACCCATCCTTCAGAGGTTCGGAGATCTTAAGCGTGGACGTAGATCAACATGGAACAGGGTTCATAACAGTTTTGTGGAACCGACAATGAAAAATGTGACCTGCGGGGATATAGCCATGGCTCTGCCTGAACGCATAGTGCGCAATCTCATTGAGGGACTGGAAAAACTTAATGATGTTGTTCCCGGTGTAGCCAATGAAGAGACCCTGCTTTATGCTCCTGAAATAAAGTTTTTTGCTACTC
The nucleotide sequence above comes from Maridesulfovibrio bastinii DSM 16055. Encoded proteins:
- a CDS encoding NAD(P)/FAD-dependent oxidoreductase — translated: MSPKENGKKKFDVIIVGGGPAGLFSAYYLGEHTNLDVLLIEKGKPSLKRHCPITGNQECVKCKPCNILSGVGGAGLFSDGKLNYIHKLGKTDLTQFMPTSKAKKLIDETEEIYNRFNMDGKVFPTNMDTAREIRKQALKNGIDLLLIRQKHLGSDNLPGHIAAMAEYVKGKGVTIHTSETVGDIIVDNDRVTGVTTNNGNFYADNVILAPGRVGAEWVGTVARNHGLDLSQRGIEVGVRVEVHGDIMRDLCSVVYDPTFFIRTNTYDDQVRTFCTNQGGFVALENYQDFVCVNGHAYMDKKSDNTNFAFLSKVVLEEPVTDNQAYGESIGRLATIIGGGKPILQRFGDLKRGRRSTWNRVHNSFVEPTMKNVTCGDIAMALPERIVRNLIEGLEKLNDVVPGVANEETLLYAPEIKFFATQVKTDNQLETQIKGLFVAGDGPGVAGNIVSASATGLIPAKKIAERNS